In Micromonospora sp. NBC_01813, the following are encoded in one genomic region:
- a CDS encoding SDR family oxidoreductase — protein sequence MSTPLTDRIALVAGATRGAGRQIAVQLGAAGATVYVTGRTTREHRSEMDRPETIEETAELVDAAGGTGIAVPTDHLEPDQVQTLVERIDREQGRLDLLVNDIWGADHLTDFESPVWRQPLDRGLRSLRLAIDTHLITSHYALPLLIRRPGGLVVEMTDGTADYNGTHYRESIFYDTAKNAVGRLAFAQAQELRPYGGTAVSLSPGWIRSEAMLEHFEVTEANWRDGTAKDPHFAISETPVLVGRAVAALAADPQMSRFTGQSLSSGQLAKEYGFTDVDGSQPDAYRYIVEVVETGRPADTTGYR from the coding sequence ATGAGCACACCACTGACTGACAGGATCGCCCTGGTCGCCGGCGCCACCCGGGGGGCCGGCCGGCAGATCGCGGTCCAACTCGGCGCGGCCGGTGCCACCGTCTACGTCACCGGGCGGACCACCCGCGAGCACCGCTCGGAGATGGACCGCCCGGAAACCATCGAGGAGACCGCCGAGCTGGTCGACGCCGCCGGCGGCACCGGCATCGCCGTCCCCACCGACCACCTGGAGCCCGACCAGGTGCAGACGTTGGTCGAGCGGATCGATCGCGAACAGGGCCGGCTGGACCTGCTGGTCAACGACATCTGGGGGGCCGACCACCTGACCGACTTCGAATCACCGGTCTGGCGCCAGCCGCTGGACCGTGGTCTGCGGTCGCTGCGGCTGGCGATCGACACCCACCTGATCACCAGCCACTACGCCCTACCGCTGCTGATCCGCCGACCCGGCGGCCTGGTGGTGGAGATGACCGACGGCACCGCCGACTACAACGGCACCCACTACCGGGAGTCGATCTTCTACGACACCGCCAAGAACGCCGTCGGGCGGCTGGCCTTCGCCCAGGCACAGGAACTGCGCCCGTACGGGGGAACGGCGGTGTCGCTGAGCCCCGGCTGGATTCGGTCCGAGGCGATGCTGGAGCACTTCGAGGTGACCGAGGCGAACTGGCGGGACGGCACCGCCAAGGATCCGCACTTCGCCATCTCCGAGACCCCGGTGCTGGTCGGTCGGGCGGTCGCCGCGCTGGCGGCCGACCCGCAGATGTCCCGGTTCACCGGGCAGTCGCTGTCCAGCGGGCAACTGGCCAAGGAGTACGGCTTCACCGACGTCGACGGCAGCCAACCGGACGCGTACCGCTACATCGTCGAGGTGGTGGAGACGGGCCGGCCGGCGGACACCACCGGATACCGCTGA
- a CDS encoding helix-turn-helix transcriptional regulator, protein MRAARLISLVLLLQARETMTAAELARELEVSERTIYRDVLALSAAGVPVYADQGRSGGYRLLDGYRTRLTGLSRAEAETLFLSGLPGPASEMGLADVLGVAQLKVTAALPASLRDAAGRARQRFHLDAPGWFREADPPPALHPLARASWQDQVVEITYRRGAGAGAGAGAGATAGASIRAGEAARPGEVSRTVEPAGLVLKNGTWYLVARVDDGHRIYRVDRIGTVTVTGASFARDPGFDLAGVWAARSAEFVRAILTEEITVRLSPAGLRALRWAVEAPAARAAADAAGPPDGQGWVRTRLPVESLDVAYQQLQALGPQVEVVAPAALRARMRAAAAELTALYATD, encoded by the coding sequence ATGCGGGCCGCCCGGCTGATCTCCCTGGTCCTGCTGCTGCAGGCCCGGGAGACGATGACCGCCGCCGAGTTGGCCCGCGAGCTGGAGGTCTCCGAGCGCACCATCTACCGGGACGTGCTCGCGTTGTCCGCCGCCGGGGTGCCGGTCTACGCCGACCAGGGGCGCAGTGGCGGGTACCGACTGCTCGACGGTTACCGGACCCGGCTGACCGGGCTGAGCCGGGCCGAGGCCGAGACCCTGTTCCTGTCCGGGCTGCCCGGCCCGGCCAGCGAGATGGGCCTCGCCGACGTGCTGGGCGTCGCCCAGCTCAAGGTCACCGCCGCGCTGCCGGCCAGTCTGCGCGACGCCGCCGGCCGGGCCCGGCAGCGGTTCCACCTGGACGCGCCGGGCTGGTTCCGGGAAGCCGACCCGCCGCCGGCCCTGCACCCGCTGGCTCGCGCCAGCTGGCAGGACCAGGTCGTCGAGATCACCTACCGGCGCGGAGCGGGAGCCGGTGCCGGTGCGGGAGCCGGTGCCACTGCCGGTGCCTCGATCCGCGCCGGCGAGGCGGCTCGGCCGGGCGAGGTGTCCCGGACCGTCGAGCCGGCCGGTCTGGTCCTCAAGAACGGCACCTGGTATCTGGTCGCCCGGGTCGACGACGGACACCGGATCTATCGGGTGGATCGGATCGGCACGGTCACCGTCACCGGAGCGTCCTTCGCCCGCGACCCGGGCTTCGACCTGGCCGGAGTGTGGGCGGCCCGGTCGGCCGAGTTCGTCCGCGCGATCCTCACCGAGGAGATCACCGTACGGCTGAGCCCGGCCGGGCTGCGCGCGCTGCGCTGGGCGGTGGAGGCACCGGCCGCCCGCGCGGCGGCCGACGCGGCCGGGCCGCCCGACGGGCAGGGCTGGGTGCGCACCCGGCTGCCGGTCGAGTCGCTCGACGTGGCGTACCAGCAGTTGCAGGCGCTCGGGCCGCAGGTCGAGGTGGTCGCCCCGGCCGCCTTGCGGGCCCGGATGCGCGCCGCCGCCGCCGAGCTCACCGCGCTCTACGCCACCGACTGA
- the cobF gene encoding precorrin-6A synthase (deacetylating) translates to MREILIIGIGAGDPEQLTVQAIAALRRVDVFFLLDKGPVKQDLAVLRHEILRRHSSGAYRLVEVPDPERDRTAAAYSAAVADWRRRRADLFAELIRDELAGDGCGAFLVWGDPALYDSTLAILDDLRERDVVEFDHQVIPGISSIATLTARHRIALNRIGRPVQITTGRRLADEGFPAGVDDLVVMLDAQCAFTRFTADDQVHIYWGAYLGTPDEILDAGPVHQVADRIVARRAEARQRKGWIMDTYLLRR, encoded by the coding sequence GTGCGAGAGATTCTGATCATCGGGATCGGTGCCGGTGACCCCGAGCAACTCACCGTGCAGGCGATCGCGGCGCTGCGCCGGGTCGACGTGTTCTTCCTCCTCGACAAGGGGCCGGTGAAGCAGGATCTGGCCGTGTTGCGGCACGAGATCCTGCGCCGACACAGCTCGGGGGCGTACCGGCTGGTCGAGGTCCCCGACCCGGAGCGCGACCGGACCGCGGCGGCCTACTCCGCGGCCGTCGCGGACTGGCGACGCCGCCGCGCCGACCTCTTCGCCGAGCTGATCCGCGACGAACTCGCCGGCGACGGCTGCGGCGCCTTCCTGGTCTGGGGCGACCCGGCGCTCTACGACAGCACCCTCGCCATCCTCGACGACCTGCGGGAACGCGACGTCGTCGAGTTCGATCACCAGGTGATCCCGGGCATCAGCAGCATCGCAACGCTGACCGCCCGGCACCGGATCGCGCTCAACCGGATCGGCCGCCCGGTGCAGATCACCACCGGGCGCCGGCTCGCCGACGAAGGCTTCCCGGCCGGAGTCGACGACCTGGTGGTGATGCTCGACGCGCAGTGCGCCTTCACCCGGTTCACCGCCGACGATCAGGTCCACATCTACTGGGGTGCCTACCTCGGCACGCCCGACGAGATCCTCGACGCCGGCCCGGTGCATCAGGTCGCCGACCGGATCGTCGCGCGGCGGGCCGAGGCCCGACAGCGCAAAGGCTGGATCATGGACACCTATCTGCTCCGGCGATGA
- a CDS encoding TIGR03557 family F420-dependent LLM class oxidoreductase, with product MKIGYKLATEAFGPAELIDQAVRAEQAGFDFVEMSDHFHPWLDSQGHSPFTWSVLGAIAARTERIGLATGVTCPSMRYHPAIIAQAAATVALLSDGRFTLGVGAGERLNEHVTGEPFPSVHGRHERLREALEIIRLLWSGGYHSYQGKHLQLDDARVFDLPPTPPVIAVAAGGPRSAQLAAELGDGIFATEPKGSIVEHFQRAGGTGPRYAEVPMAWAVDDDQAIKAAWESSRWALTGWKVMSELPNPVNFEAASAMVDAGDIADHFSVGPDPAVHLEAVRPYLDAGFDHIVLQNAGPDPDGFLDFFERELADPLRGLDEPR from the coding sequence ATGAAGATCGGCTACAAGCTGGCCACCGAGGCGTTCGGGCCGGCCGAGCTCATCGACCAGGCGGTCCGGGCCGAGCAGGCCGGGTTCGACTTCGTCGAGATGAGCGACCATTTCCACCCGTGGCTGGACTCGCAGGGCCACTCGCCGTTCACCTGGAGCGTCCTCGGGGCGATCGCCGCCCGTACCGAACGGATCGGGCTGGCCACCGGCGTGACCTGCCCGAGTATGCGCTACCACCCGGCGATCATCGCCCAGGCGGCCGCCACCGTGGCACTGCTGTCCGACGGCCGGTTCACCCTCGGGGTGGGCGCCGGTGAACGGCTCAACGAGCACGTCACCGGAGAGCCGTTCCCCAGCGTGCACGGACGCCACGAGCGGCTACGCGAAGCTCTGGAGATCATCCGGCTGCTCTGGTCCGGCGGCTACCACTCGTACCAGGGAAAGCACCTGCAGCTCGACGACGCACGGGTGTTCGACCTGCCGCCCACGCCGCCGGTGATCGCGGTCGCCGCCGGTGGGCCGAGGTCCGCGCAGCTGGCCGCCGAGCTCGGCGACGGCATCTTCGCCACCGAACCGAAGGGGTCGATCGTCGAACATTTCCAGCGGGCCGGCGGCACCGGGCCGCGCTACGCCGAGGTGCCGATGGCCTGGGCGGTCGACGACGACCAGGCGATCAAGGCAGCCTGGGAGTCCAGCCGGTGGGCGCTGACCGGCTGGAAGGTGATGAGCGAGCTGCCGAACCCGGTCAACTTCGAAGCGGCGTCGGCGATGGTCGACGCCGGCGACATCGCCGACCACTTCAGCGTGGGGCCGGACCCGGCGGTGCACCTCGAAGCGGTCCGGCCGTATCTCGACGCCGGCTTCGACCACATCGTGCTGCAGAACGCCGGGCCCGACCCGGACGGATTCCTGGACTTCTTCGAACGTGAGCTGGCCGACCCGCTACGGGGGCTCGACGAACCGCGGTGA
- a CDS encoding ion transporter produces MPADRPDFARRCADLIESTPFGLFIVGVILANAVTLGLSTYSSVDAVAGRVLTGLEAVFLTIFVVEVAIRFASYGRRPQDFFRTGWNVFDLLVVGAAVLPGLPAGSTLLRLARIARITRVVRFFPALRAIVAGVARSLPGVAGFLVLSVLVLYVYGMVGWLLFADDYPADYGNIGRAVLTLFVLLSLETLPDAIEAGRALGDWTLLYFVSYVLIASYLLVNVLVAVIINSMEESRQLQMTERLRPDYDADGDGVPDEIDRIVVAQRLDDLRTAIISLERELRIDRDGEHRDRE; encoded by the coding sequence ATGCCTGCGGACCGCCCCGATTTCGCCCGACGCTGCGCCGATCTGATCGAATCCACCCCGTTCGGCCTGTTCATCGTCGGCGTGATCCTGGCCAACGCGGTCACCCTCGGGCTGAGCACGTACTCGTCGGTCGACGCCGTCGCCGGCCGGGTGCTGACCGGGCTGGAAGCGGTCTTCCTGACCATCTTCGTGGTCGAAGTCGCCATCCGGTTCGCCAGCTACGGCCGGCGACCGCAGGACTTCTTCCGCACCGGCTGGAACGTGTTCGACCTGCTGGTGGTCGGGGCCGCCGTACTGCCGGGGTTGCCGGCCGGGTCGACGCTGCTGCGGCTGGCCCGGATCGCCCGGATCACCCGGGTGGTGCGGTTCTTCCCCGCGCTGCGGGCCATCGTCGCCGGGGTCGCGCGCAGCCTGCCCGGCGTCGCCGGCTTCCTGGTGCTGTCGGTGCTGGTCCTCTACGTGTACGGGATGGTCGGCTGGTTGCTGTTCGCCGACGACTACCCCGCGGACTACGGCAACATCGGCCGCGCGGTGCTGACGCTGTTCGTACTGCTGTCGCTGGAGACCCTGCCGGACGCGATCGAAGCCGGCCGGGCGTTGGGTGACTGGACCCTGCTCTACTTCGTCTCGTACGTGCTGATCGCCTCCTACCTGCTGGTCAACGTGCTCGTCGCGGTCATCATCAACTCGATGGAGGAGTCCCGGCAGCTGCAGATGACCGAGCGGCTTCGGCCCGACTACGACGCCGACGGCGACGGCGTGCCCGACGAGATCGACCGGATCGTGGTCGCCCAGCGGCTCGACGACCTGCGGACCGCGATCATCAGCCTGGAACGCGAGCTGCGCATCGACCGCGACGGCGAACACCGCGACCGCGAATAG
- a CDS encoding KGGVGR-motif variant AAA ATPase yields MNERLDVSGPSHPDHLFTWLDVNQYFAELARQGRWPGWLREVDAYWDGVRVSVAPSTRPDDVWEWLRDVLGPLTVEPARGCLLLDDAGEERPLSVIIDDQDEIPDSADRRPRWTDRRVVAELADPLPVPTAPLPHDRPIVAFHSFKGGVGRTLHCVAAARKLAESGQRVLLIDADLEAPGVTWMVAESIRIDFAYEDFLALVQGSADSSFAEAISLGRKFLVNQELDGVLVMPARRSHHRLSPPQIEPVDLLTADRSPYILSDALAELGHTLGADVIMVDLRAGVSELSAPLLLDPRVSRVFVTTISDQSVKGTERVLYELAQRAPARTEDDPDCSLLLTQFSGQDHGERLAEVAADLRRAAYAVSATSRDASTVDADIAIPSMTSEFNPALLNLPASWEAVIDLVERARLAQALAPLIDSLPRITPVDQIPAEPEPASLDAIRSRLAEVAGNLVFAETSPEIDFLVTDALRNLAEAHRTELPIEIVVGGKGAGKTFTYLQLCRRSTWAEFAAAAGVDDATLRIPTIPVLASTNLGDHSATAINERRIAEASRLTGGIAAGSQTVREIVEDALASELTSSGWRKVWLTCFARAIGLNTTPDSVEDSLTAFARTSSVIFVIDGLEDLFPEFVEDNRQQRALRALLVDCPEWLRTLRGRPLGMVAFVRRDLVQKAIHQNVAQFEKRYEKYALRWNREEALRLAAWVCQRGEALKASADSVRTATADRLSDLMSTVWGDKMGTPKSKEARSEVWFFAALSDFRQQIQARDIVSFLSEAATASIGADRWSDRVLTPVAMRSALPRCSSQKIEAISLENRPVGALLDRLRALDADQRKLPFTLESIGLTAEQAQLLDANGVVFREADHYWIPEIFRHGLGFDVAGGRRPRVIAVANLVRRRNDIAG; encoded by the coding sequence GTGAACGAACGCCTGGATGTGTCGGGTCCCTCGCATCCCGATCATCTGTTCACCTGGCTCGATGTCAACCAGTACTTCGCCGAACTTGCCCGGCAGGGGCGCTGGCCGGGATGGCTGCGCGAAGTCGACGCCTACTGGGACGGAGTACGGGTATCCGTCGCGCCGTCGACGCGGCCCGACGACGTATGGGAATGGCTACGCGATGTGCTCGGGCCACTCACCGTCGAGCCCGCTCGTGGCTGCCTTCTGCTCGATGACGCGGGCGAAGAACGGCCGCTCAGCGTGATAATCGATGATCAAGATGAGATTCCCGACTCCGCCGACCGACGTCCGCGCTGGACCGATCGGCGGGTAGTCGCGGAGTTGGCTGACCCGCTGCCCGTTCCGACGGCGCCATTGCCGCACGACCGTCCGATCGTGGCATTCCACTCGTTCAAGGGCGGCGTCGGGCGGACGTTGCACTGTGTGGCGGCTGCTCGGAAACTTGCCGAAAGTGGTCAACGCGTTCTACTGATAGATGCCGATCTCGAGGCACCTGGTGTGACCTGGATGGTTGCCGAATCCATTCGCATCGACTTCGCCTACGAGGACTTCCTTGCTCTTGTGCAGGGATCTGCCGACTCATCCTTCGCGGAAGCGATCAGCCTCGGCCGGAAGTTCCTGGTGAATCAGGAGCTCGACGGCGTGCTCGTGATGCCTGCCCGCCGCAGCCACCACCGACTCTCCCCACCTCAGATCGAGCCAGTTGACCTGCTGACCGCCGATCGCAGTCCCTACATCCTCTCGGACGCACTCGCCGAACTCGGTCACACCCTCGGGGCCGACGTCATAATGGTCGATCTGCGAGCCGGCGTCAGCGAACTCAGCGCCCCACTCCTACTGGACCCGAGAGTATCTCGGGTGTTCGTGACGACTATCAGTGACCAGTCGGTCAAGGGAACCGAGCGGGTTCTCTACGAGCTGGCGCAGCGTGCGCCTGCTCGTACGGAAGACGACCCTGACTGCTCGCTTCTGCTTACACAGTTCAGCGGGCAGGATCACGGCGAACGACTCGCAGAGGTGGCCGCCGACCTTAGACGCGCGGCCTACGCCGTTTCGGCAACGAGCCGAGATGCCTCCACGGTTGATGCCGACATTGCCATACCGTCGATGACAAGCGAGTTCAATCCAGCACTGTTGAATCTTCCCGCATCCTGGGAGGCTGTCATCGACCTAGTTGAACGCGCCCGACTAGCGCAAGCCCTGGCTCCACTGATCGACTCGTTGCCACGCATCACGCCAGTCGATCAAATTCCAGCGGAACCCGAACCAGCCAGCCTCGATGCAATCAGGTCGAGGCTCGCGGAGGTCGCGGGAAACTTGGTCTTCGCCGAGACCTCGCCGGAGATCGACTTCCTGGTCACTGACGCGCTTCGTAACCTCGCCGAAGCACATCGCACCGAACTGCCGATCGAAATCGTCGTCGGGGGAAAGGGCGCCGGGAAGACCTTTACATATCTCCAGCTTTGCCGGAGGTCGACGTGGGCCGAGTTCGCTGCCGCAGCGGGAGTTGATGACGCGACCCTGCGCATCCCAACAATTCCCGTCCTGGCGTCGACCAACCTCGGCGATCATTCGGCGACAGCGATCAATGAGCGGCGCATCGCAGAAGCCAGCAGGCTCACCGGTGGCATAGCCGCCGGATCACAGACAGTCCGCGAAATCGTGGAAGACGCACTCGCCAGCGAACTGACATCGAGCGGCTGGCGAAAGGTGTGGCTCACCTGCTTCGCGCGAGCGATCGGCTTGAACACGACACCCGATTCCGTCGAAGATTCCCTGACCGCCTTCGCTCGCACAAGTTCGGTTATTTTCGTCATCGACGGACTCGAGGACCTATTCCCGGAGTTCGTGGAGGACAATCGCCAACAGCGCGCACTGCGCGCGTTGCTGGTCGACTGCCCCGAGTGGCTCCGCACTTTGCGTGGTCGCCCATTGGGCATGGTAGCTTTCGTCCGCCGCGACCTCGTACAAAAGGCGATCCACCAGAACGTCGCACAGTTCGAGAAACGATACGAAAAGTACGCACTTCGCTGGAACCGGGAGGAGGCGCTCCGGCTCGCAGCGTGGGTATGCCAGCGAGGCGAGGCGCTCAAGGCGTCCGCAGACAGCGTCCGAACAGCAACCGCAGATCGACTCTCTGACCTGATGAGCACCGTATGGGGCGACAAAATGGGGACCCCGAAATCAAAGGAAGCTCGATCGGAGGTGTGGTTCTTCGCGGCCCTGTCCGACTTCCGGCAACAAATCCAGGCCCGAGATATCGTCTCCTTCCTGTCAGAGGCAGCAACCGCATCCATAGGAGCCGACCGGTGGTCGGATCGGGTGCTGACACCAGTCGCGATGCGCAGCGCACTACCGAGATGCAGCAGCCAGAAGATCGAGGCCATCAGTCTCGAAAACAGGCCCGTCGGCGCACTCCTGGACCGCCTCAGAGCGCTCGATGCCGACCAACGTAAGCTCCCCTTCACCTTGGAATCGATCGGGCTCACCGCAGAACAGGCTCAACTGCTCGATGCGAACGGTGTGGTCTTCCGCGAGGCGGATCACTACTGGATCCCAGAGATCTTTCGTCACGGACTCGGATTCGATGTCGCGGGCGGCCGTCGCCCGCGCGTCATCGCGGTCGCGAACCTGGTCCGCAGGCGCAACGACATCGCCGGGTAG
- a CDS encoding beta-ketoacyl synthase N-terminal-like domain-containing protein: MVTGIGVVAATGMGADAHWKATLAGQVRTGPITLFDPAPYPVTLAGEVADFDALQWTDNRRAVQTDRWTHLGFAGTRLALADAGLPETADDPDRYAVALASSSGGNLFGQRELQRLWSRPGRGVGAYQSIAWFYAASVGQLSIAHQFKGACGVLVAEAAGGLDSLAHAARTIRRGADVVLAGATECALSPYALACQLRSGLLSTGTDPETAYLPFDADAAGYLPGEGGAVLVVEELGHALARGAPVIYGEVAGWGATHDARHTDRHTGGDVGQYARAIWRALETAGVAPAEVDVCLPDALGVPRYDRAEARALQAVFGPAQPPVTTPKPLTGRAHQGSAALDVATALLALRHRLLPPTAAPRRPASGCELDFVRTPRESPGRTALIAARGFDGFNSALVLRRDPEWS, translated from the coding sequence GTGGTCACCGGCATCGGAGTGGTGGCGGCCACCGGGATGGGCGCCGACGCGCATTGGAAGGCCACCCTGGCCGGGCAGGTACGCACCGGCCCGATCACCCTGTTCGACCCGGCGCCGTACCCGGTCACCCTGGCCGGGGAGGTCGCCGACTTCGACGCCCTGCAGTGGACCGACAACCGGCGGGCGGTGCAGACCGACCGGTGGACCCACCTCGGGTTCGCCGGCACCCGGCTGGCGTTGGCCGACGCCGGGCTGCCGGAGACCGCCGACGACCCCGACCGGTACGCGGTCGCGCTGGCCAGCTCGTCGGGCGGCAACCTGTTCGGGCAGCGGGAGCTGCAACGGCTCTGGAGCCGACCGGGCCGCGGCGTCGGCGCGTACCAGTCGATTGCCTGGTTCTACGCCGCCAGCGTCGGCCAGCTCTCCATCGCCCACCAGTTCAAGGGGGCCTGCGGGGTGCTGGTCGCCGAGGCGGCCGGCGGGCTGGACAGCCTGGCGCACGCCGCCCGGACCATCCGCCGGGGCGCCGACGTGGTGCTGGCCGGGGCCACCGAATGCGCGCTGAGCCCGTACGCGCTGGCCTGCCAACTGCGCAGCGGGCTGCTCAGCACCGGCACCGACCCGGAGACGGCGTACCTGCCGTTCGACGCGGACGCCGCCGGCTACCTGCCCGGCGAGGGCGGCGCGGTGCTGGTCGTCGAGGAGCTGGGCCACGCGCTGGCCCGGGGCGCTCCGGTGATCTACGGCGAGGTCGCCGGCTGGGGTGCCACCCACGACGCCCGGCACACCGACCGGCACACCGGCGGTGACGTCGGCCAGTACGCGCGGGCGATCTGGCGAGCGCTGGAGACCGCCGGAGTGGCACCGGCCGAAGTGGATGTCTGCCTGCCGGACGCGCTCGGGGTGCCCCGCTACGACCGGGCCGAGGCGCGGGCGTTGCAGGCCGTCTTCGGCCCGGCGCAACCACCGGTGACCACGCCGAAGCCGCTGACCGGCCGGGCGCACCAGGGCAGCGCCGCGCTGGACGTGGCGACCGCGCTGCTGGCGCTGCGGCACCGGCTGCTGCCGCCGACCGCCGCACCGCGACGGCCGGCATCCGGCTGCGAGCTCGACTTCGTCCGTACGCCGCGCGAGTCCCCGGGCCGCACCGCGCTGATCGCCGCCCGTGGTTTCGACGGCTTCAACAGCGCCCTCGTGCTCCGCCGCGACCCGGAGTGGAGCTGA
- a CDS encoding beta-ketoacyl-[acyl-carrier-protein] synthase family protein → MTAPGSPRRTVVTGIGVVAPGGATRDSFWATITAGRTATRRITFFDPAPFRSQIAAECDFDPARAGLGPRERRRADRYVQFALACSIEAVADAGLRLDDAGRQRAGVALGSAVGGTMALEQEYVVASDSGTHWLVDPDCTTPYLYQALIPSSLAADVACRHGLHGPAQVISTGCTSGIDAIGYAHQLIVDGDADVMLAGAADSPISPVTVASFDAIGATSPDNDDPAHASRPFDNDRHGFVLAEGAAVLVLEELDHARRRGARIYCEVGGYATRSNGYHMTGLRPDGAEMARAIVDAMDQARLNPDDVSYVSAHGSGTRQNDRHETAAFKRALGDAAYRVPISSIKSMVGHSLGAIGSIEMAACALAMAHGTVPPTANWRTRDPECDLDYVPNTAREVPVDVALSVGSGFGGFQSAMVFARPERTRR, encoded by the coding sequence GTGACGGCGCCCGGGTCGCCCCGGCGAACCGTCGTCACCGGCATCGGGGTCGTCGCCCCCGGCGGCGCGACCCGGGACAGCTTCTGGGCGACGATCACCGCCGGGCGCACCGCCACCCGTCGGATCACCTTCTTCGACCCGGCACCGTTCCGATCCCAGATCGCCGCCGAATGCGACTTCGACCCGGCCCGCGCCGGCCTCGGCCCCCGCGAACGACGACGCGCCGACCGGTACGTGCAGTTCGCGCTCGCCTGCTCGATCGAGGCCGTCGCCGACGCCGGGCTACGGCTCGACGACGCCGGCCGGCAGCGGGCCGGCGTGGCGCTCGGCTCCGCGGTCGGCGGCACCATGGCCCTGGAGCAGGAGTACGTGGTGGCCAGCGACTCCGGCACGCACTGGCTGGTCGACCCGGACTGCACCACCCCGTACCTGTATCAGGCGCTGATCCCCAGCAGCCTCGCGGCCGACGTGGCCTGCCGGCACGGGCTGCACGGCCCCGCGCAGGTCATCTCGACCGGCTGCACCTCCGGGATCGACGCGATCGGCTACGCCCACCAGCTGATCGTCGACGGCGACGCCGACGTGATGCTCGCCGGCGCCGCCGACTCGCCGATCTCCCCGGTCACCGTCGCCTCCTTCGACGCGATCGGGGCCACCAGCCCCGACAACGACGACCCGGCGCACGCCAGCCGACCGTTCGACAACGACCGGCACGGGTTCGTCCTCGCCGAAGGGGCCGCCGTACTGGTGCTGGAGGAGCTCGACCACGCCCGGCGGCGCGGTGCGCGGATCTACTGCGAGGTCGGCGGGTACGCCACCCGCAGCAACGGCTACCACATGACGGGCCTGCGGCCCGACGGGGCGGAGATGGCGCGGGCCATCGTCGACGCGATGGACCAGGCCCGGCTCAACCCCGACGACGTGTCGTACGTCAGCGCGCACGGCTCCGGGACCCGGCAGAACGACCGGCACGAGACCGCCGCCTTCAAACGGGCCCTCGGCGACGCCGCGTACCGGGTGCCGATCAGCTCGATCAAGTCGATGGTCGGGCATTCGCTCGGCGCGATCGGCTCCATCGAGATGGCGGCCTGTGCGCTGGCCATGGCACACGGCACGGTCCCGCCGACGGCGAACTGGCGCACCCGGGACCCGGAGTGCGACCTGGACTACGTCCCGAACACCGCCCGCGAGGTGCCGGTCGACGTGGCGTTGTCGGTCGGCAGCGGCTTCGGCGGATTCCAGTCGGCGATGGTGTTCGCCCGCCCGGAGAGGACTCGACGGTGA
- a CDS encoding cupin domain-containing protein, whose protein sequence is MNDPRLVAARDLTADRRRGGELRVLLGPRTVGSTSGFLGMAILRPGERIAEHYHPYSEEFLYVARGEIIVDLDDLPVAVRRAEALFVPMNTRHRLRNVGRGPAEVVFHLGPLAPRPELGHVDTEGPAVLGPGPDAPDPDRLPVPRPQQAQRSRTTAPNGSRP, encoded by the coding sequence ATGAACGATCCACGACTCGTCGCCGCCCGCGACCTGACCGCCGACCGCCGCCGCGGCGGTGAACTGCGGGTGCTGCTCGGCCCGCGCACCGTCGGCAGCACGTCGGGCTTCCTCGGCATGGCGATCCTGCGCCCCGGCGAACGGATCGCCGAGCACTACCACCCGTACAGCGAGGAGTTTCTCTACGTCGCGCGCGGTGAGATCATCGTCGACCTGGACGACCTGCCGGTCGCGGTACGCCGCGCCGAAGCGTTGTTCGTACCGATGAACACCCGACACCGGCTGCGCAACGTCGGCAGAGGGCCGGCCGAAGTGGTGTTCCACCTCGGCCCGCTGGCGCCGCGCCCCGAACTCGGCCACGTCGACACCGAAGGCCCGGCCGTACTCGGCCCCGGACCGGACGCACCCGACCCCGACCGGCTCCCGGTGCCACGGCCGCAGCAAGCACAGCGCTCCCGCACGACGGCACCCAACGGCAGCCGGCCGTGA